The genome window AACTTAGGCAAGCGGAAGAAGAGTCCCAGACCCTCTCAGGCTTCAAGGTGAGGCCTGGAAGAAGTAAGGGAACCGCTCACCACACTGGAAGGGTCTCCTCCAGCTTCACCTTGCCCCCAGATGTGAATGTCTCCAGGTAGGGTTCTGGGATGTGGTGTGTCCGGCCTTTCATCTTTAGAGTCACACAGAGGAAGGAGGCGTCTTCTGAGAGGACTGAAGTTGGCTTGGCAGAGGGAAGAGTCCCAGGCTCTCCAGGTATTAAGGTGAGGGCCCTGAAGAAAGACAGAGGAGACGTCTTATCACAGAGAGAGGGCGACCCAGCTCCCTGCCCCTTCTGTCAGCCCTGGGATGCTGCAGACAGGGTTCCCGGATGTGGTGTATCTGGGCGTCCATCTTTGGAGTCTGAAGTAGGTGAAGCTTTAATTGAGGGGTGTAGACTCAGGTCAGCAGAAGGAGTCGTCCTAGGCAGTGCCAGACATCAAGGTGAGGACTCTTACGGAGGGCTGACGGGATCTCCCATCAGACAAAACAGAGCCTGTAGAAACTCATTCCTGCTGTCAGCCCTGGGAGGCTCCGGTCAAGCAGACACACCTTTCCCTATCTTCCGCACTTCCTTGTTGGAGAGATAGGAACCTTCACTTGAGTGCCGCATCCTCAGTTCAGCAGAAGGGAGGCAATGTAAATCCTGTCGGGAGTAAATAGGATGACTTTGGGGAGGACTGAGGGGACTCCACCTCAGAACCCAGTTGTATCTCCACAAAAATTCACCCTAATCCTTGCTGTCAGCCTGAGAACTCCAGGAAATACTCTCTGGCTGAGCGTCCTCTTTTACATGCGTCATACACAGATTGGGTGTTTTAGGGGGATGAGAGCCTTGGTCTGAAGGGACAAGCCTCTTCTCATCATGGGGAGGAGTCGCAGGCCCTGCTAGGCATAAAGGCAAGGACCCTTATGTAGGGCCGAGAGGACCTCCCACCCAAGATAGAGAGGGCACCACAGAAACCTCCCCTTCTCTGAAAGGCCTCAGGCTTGGCTCTGAGGCAGAGGTGCCCCCCCACTCATCCCCGTCGTTTCCTTGTCTGGCCCATCTGGAAGATGCACCTTAGCATAAGGGAAGCATCCTCTAGTCAGCAAAAAAGAATGGGTTGCAAGTCTTGTTGGGAGCAAAAATACCCCCAACTCTGAACCCAAAGGGTGCTGCACAGATACCTGCCCCGACCCTGCTATGAGCCCTGGTAGAATTTATTCAGGCCTGTTAGGCTGAGGCCCCAACTCATTTCCTTCTGGGTGGTCTTAGTTAAGGGCCTTAGACAGGGTGCAGCTTCAGGTCAACAGAGGGAGGAGCGCCAGCCCTGCCAGGATTCAAGGCGAGAACTCAGAGAATGGACTGATGAGACCTCCAACTGTAAGTAGAGGGACTCGAGCCATGTCCCGCTCCTGCAGCCAGCCCTGGGATACCCTGAGTGAGGCTGTTAGGCATAGGCACCTCCCTCCAACCTTCCACTTCCCTCACTTGCTTGTCTGGCCTGTCTCGCTGTGGAAGGCCTGGCCTGAGAGAGTTATCCTCAGGACAGCAGAAGGAAAGCAACGCAAGCCCTGCCATGAGTAAATATGAGTCCCTTTGGGAGAATTGAGGGCAAATCTTACTCCAGACAAAGGAAGTTTCCATCAAAACCTGCCCCACACCTATTGTCAGCCCTGGTAGCCCCTAGGCAGGTCTGTCTGTAAGTCTCCCCTCATTTTCCACTGACCTGAGAGTCTCACAGAGGAGAAGGCCTTTGTCTGGGATGGCCAAATTCAGGTCACCAGAGGGAAGAGTCCCAGGCCCTGCTGGGCATGGAGGTGAGGACCCTGAAGGATAACTGAGTGTGTCGACCACCCAAGGACATATTAAGTCCAGCCCCTGCTATCAGCCCTAGGAGTCCCTGGGCAGGGGCGGCTGTATGTGGTACTTCTTCACTTTTGTCTCATTGGTCTCAGGGAAGTGAAGGCCTTAGTCTAAGGGGGCAGCCTTCACATCAGTAGAGGAAGCTACATCTAGTCAGCCCAAGAAGGAGAACTAGGTTCTACCAAGAGTCCAAGTGAGGATCCTGAATGAGGATTGAGGGGACCCCCTTCCACCTTCAGAGAGTTGAGGCACCTGCCCTACACTCTTCCTCCCCTGGGAGGCCCTGGAGCATGGTGTCCAGATGTGCTGTGCCCTCACTCCCATCAGCTGGACTCAGTTCAGCAGAGGGAGGAATTTTCAGGCCCTTCCAGGAGTCAATTTGAGGATGGAGGGGACTTGACAAAAACAGATGGGCCCAGCCCTTCCTGCCCTGGTGTTAGCCATGGTAGGACCTAGGAGCAGTGGGAGATCCACTCCAAAGCTGTGAAGACCTCAGAGTCTGGCCCCACCCTACCTATCAGCCCTGAAGGGCCCCCCTGAACTCCTCCAGTTCCAGGAACTGGAAATGAAGGCCTTGATATGAGGCATGTGTCCTCAGCTCACAGAGAAGAGGAGATCCAGTCAATGCCAGGAGTCATGATGAAGTGCAGGATGGGAGACCTGTGGGGCCCTAGAGTACTAAAGGAGGACCTGTTAAGACAGTATTTATCAGAATGACAAGGTTAAGTTTTTCACACTCTTCTTCTCCCCCTGTCCAGTTGACTTCATCAGCCATCTCCTGCCCATACTCCTGCAGGCTGCCCCCGAAACAAGTCATGATGCCTCACAGCCAAAAGAGTCAGCACTGCAAGCTTGAGCAAGGGCTTCAGGTCCCCAAAGACGCACAGGGCCTTGTGGGTGTGCAGGCTCCTGAAGCTGAGAAGGTGAATCACACAGCCTCCTCCTCGTCCTCTACTCTGATCCAGGGCACCTTGGAGAAAGTGTCTGCTTCTCGAACACCTTTTACTCCCCAGAGTTCTCAGAAAGTCTGCTTCTCCTGCACTACTATCAAAGCCACTCCTTGGAATCAATCTGATGGGAGTTCCAGAAGCCAGGAAAAGAAGGATCCAGGTGCCTCCCAGGCCCTGCCAGAGCCCGAGTCCTTGCTTGGTAGCATGCTGGAGAAGAAGGTGGATGAGTTGGTGAAATTCCTGAGTGTCAAGTATACAACAAAACAGCCCATCACAGAAGCAGAAATGCTGAAGAGTGTCATCAAAGAGCACAAGGATCACTTCCCTCTGATCTTTATGCCAGCCCATGAATGCATGGAGATTGTCTTTGGCATTGACATGAAGGAAGTGGACCCCATCAGCCAGTCCTATGTGCTCCTCAAATCACTAGACCTCACCTACGACAGGAGGCTGAGCGATGACCAGGGAATGCCCAAGACCAGCCTCCTGATTCTTATCTTTGGTGTGATCTTCATGGAGGCCAACTGTGCCTCTGAAGAGAAGATTTGGGAAGTGCTGAATATTATTGGGGTGTATGCTGGGTGGAAGGATTTCATCTATGGGGAGCCCAGGAAGCTCACCACCAGAGATTTGGTGCAGGAAAAATACCTGGAGTGCTGTCAGGTACCCAACAGTGATCCTCCAAGATATAAATGCCGGTGGAGCCCAAGAGCTCATGCTGAAACCACCAAGATAAAAGTCCTGGAGTTTTTCTCCAGAGTCCGTGGGAATGATGCCAGTTCCTTTCCACTCCTGTATGAGAAAGCTTTTAAGAGATGAGGAAGAGAAAGCTCAGGCTATAATTGCCACCATGGGTGGTACCACTGTCATGGCCAGCGCACATCCCTGGGCCAAGTCCACAGCTTCTCTTGCCCTGAGTGAAGTCTCAGGCAGATTCTTCACTCTATGTTTGAAAAGGGAAGTCGAGGTTTTAAGTAGTAAAGGGCTGATTGtagatttttatcttttcatttgtttgtttgtttttgctttttggtatttttcaaaCGTTTCTCTTAAAAGGCTTATTAGCTTCACAATGTAGATTCATGAATGACATTGATCACACATGTATTACTGTTTATCAGGTTTAAGAATAAAAGTTTTTCTATTATATAAACCAAAGGGGGGAAGCTTCCATCTTATTTTGTGATCTGGAATAAGATAACATGGTGTTGGAATaggaattttctcagaaatgtgTAAGAACCTACCAATAAAATTAATGAGATCAATAAATACAGGAAAAACATAGAAGATGGTTAATTGTAGGATTTATGTACGCCTTTTAGTCTGTGGTTTTGTGTTAAAGATTTATACCTGAATTATTTGGCTTATTCAAGAATGTATGAGAAATTAAATCTTATTAAATACGAGCCCCAGTTCACTGGCTCATTTATTCCCCAAACATTAATTGAGCATCTGCTCTTCGTAAGGCACTGTGTTAGTAGTGGGGATTTCGGGTTGAGCGAGGAAGTTGGCGAGATGTCCTTTAAGACCTAAAGAGCAAGTACAAAGAAGGAGTGAGGAAGTGGGACTCCAGGTTAAAAGGTCAAGAATAAATACTTGAGCCAAGGAAGTCTGGAGCTTTGGAAATGTGCAACTCCTTCTGTGGGAGTTCATTTTAAGTTAAGCTGGATGGTGGCAGGGGCCAGGCACTTAATGTGTTTTATAAGTGAGACAAAAGCGTGGAATGGAAAACTGCTCCTAGCAGTTCCCTTTGGATAGCGGACAAAGCAGAGAGGAATCTCCACCTGGGGCAAGGTATGGAATGTGGCCTGGGCTTGTCCAAGTGTAGCCAAACAGAGTGCATGAACTAAGTGTTCATACACATCATCTGCAAGGGTTTCCTGAGAAATAGGGTGATACCCCCTTAAAGTGCTGCCCAGAAGCCTCTAGACTGGCATGCATTTCCCTGGTGTGGGACAGCCAGGGCCCACTCTATTAGAAAGGCATTTAATTAAATGATCTTGACTGTAATTTGGGCAGTTCTAAGCAAGGGCTAGATTTTGAGTGggagtgaaatgaatgaaaataactATTTGCATGGAAGAGAAGTTGGGAGGGTTGGAAAGAGTTACTCCTTGACTCAAAACTTCTAGGATCCTTGAGTTGCATCCAGCTGGTGAAAACTTAACTACATCCAAATCAAATAATGTGTCTATCtgtcaccaaacaggctttgtgtgagcaataaagctttttaatcacctgggtgtgaaaggagctgggcacattcctcagctcCCAGGCTCAAAACTCCTGAGCctagtacaaacacatcccatcctcccatcccaccacataccgccatatatctctcaaactccctgagcccagtacaaacaccacctggaaagtctccgataaggagacagccgttcaaggttactgaaagcgcaggagccaaaagaatttctttgttcccctgcaactttcgggctataaaaagcaaacgctcgcattgttcggggccctcttgtatactgtgtaaaggagggaccaggttcgaacttgtagtaaagatccttgccgcttggctttgactctggactctggtggtcttctttggggaacaaacagtctgggcataacatctgggggccCGTCcaggattccccaagcccaccagacccctggtcaacggatctgCTAAGATCGGtctactgataggtgagctgcctcgtctccgtttgtctgtctgtgtgtctgttctgaatctgaatctgtgactcgcgaggtctgaaactgaggctggcacagtcctggcggaTGCACTATAGGACGGCCAGtggagaccggtgggagacgtcccctggctctcttctgatttaaattgcGATCTGAGTTGCCGGAGCGCGTTCACGATCTGGGCAACAGCTGACTCTGACCCCGGTTCCCAGGTGCGCGCttgcggtctgaattgccccggtccccgggtgcgtgcttgcggtctgaattgccccggtccccgggtgcgcgcttgcggtctgaa of Macaca fascicularis isolate 582-1 chromosome X, T2T-MFA8v1.1 contains these proteins:
- the LOC102143660 gene encoding putative MAGE domain-containing protein MAGEA13P, producing the protein MPHSQKSQHCKLEQGLQVPKDAQGLVGVQAPEAEKVNHTASSSSSTLIQGTLEKVSASRTPFTPQSSQKVCFSCTTIKATPWNQSDGSSRSQEKKDPGASQALPEPESLLGSMLEKKVDELVKFLSVKYTTKQPITEAEMLKSVIKEHKDHFPLIFMPAHECMEIVFGIDMKEVDPISQSYVLLKSLDLTYDRRLSDDQGMPKTSLLILIFGVIFMEANCASEEKIWEVLNIIGVYAGWKDFIYGEPRKLTTRDLVQEKYLECCQVPNSDPPRYKCRWSPRAHAETTKIKVLEFFSRVRGNDASSFPLLYEKAFKR